The genome window TTTGATTTGGATTCCGTGCAGTTGCTGAAAATGATCAGGACTATGGAATCAGGAACGGATGTGGCGGGGAACGCTCTCAAAGGCGTTCCAAAATTCTGCCTCGGAGCCTCAGTTCATCCCGAAGCCGACTTTATTGATCCACAACTCGTCAAGTTTGAAAAAAAGGTTACAGCCGGGGCGCAATTTTTCCAGACCCAGGGCATTTTTGACTTAGTGAGCCTTCGGAGGTTCATGCAATTTGCCTCCCCGTTTAACGTTAAAATCCTGGCGGGTATTATAGTCCTCGCTTCAGCAAGGATGGCTCGATATATGAACGATAATGTCCCCGGAATAATTGTCTCTCAAGCCATTATCGATGAGCTAACTAATGCGGAGAAGGGCAAGGGACTTCAGAAGGGAATCGAGATTGCGGCGAGATTTGTAAAAACCATTAAGGAAGAAAAACTGTGCCATGGTGTGCATATTATGGCCGTGGGCAGTGAAAGGATAGTGCCTGATATCTTAGAGGCAGCTCAAGTGAGCGGAGCACATCGTTAAGGAGTACTTTAGTGAAGTAGATTAAATAAACATCGTATTGGAGGGACAGTCGGAGGGAAACAGTGGCTCAAACAGAGTGGTTAAGTCTAATGGAAGGAGGTAAGGTAAAATGGGAAAGGGTGAAAAAATCTTGATCGTAGATGATGAGCCCAATTTCGTAGAAGCTTTCCGTCGAACTTTGGAAGCCAAGTCCTATCAAGTAATGACTGCTTCTAACACAGAACTTGCTCAGGAGATGATGAAAGCAGACCCAGCCCTCGTTGTCCTGGGTACACTAGCTCCTGCTGGCCAAGCATTCTCGATGTATCAGTGGCTAATCCAGCACCCTAGGTATAAAGACATACCACTACTAGTTATCGATGCCCGCTACGAGGAGCGGTCGATTAGGGGATTGAGAAGGTTTGAGGGCATACAGATGGACCCTGACGAGTATCTATCAAAGCCAATTGAGCCAGCTTTACTGGTGCCCCAAATCCAAAGCTTGCTGGAGGCAGTGACAAGGGTGATAAGAGTACTGGTAGTAGACGACCATACCATGGTAAGAGCCGGAATATGTGCGGTTCTTGCATTGCAAAAAGACATGGAAGTGGTAGGCGAGGCTGTTAACGGGCAAGACGCGATTGATAAGGCGCTGCGGCTTGTGCCAGATGTAGCGTTGATGGATATAGTCATGCCAGTGATGAGCGGAATAGAAGCGACAAAACGAATAAGCCAGGAATGCCCGCAGACAAAGATTTTGATCTTAACACAATACGATGAGGAAGAGAATATGATTGTCGCCAAGCAGTCAGGAGCATATGGCTTCATTCCCAAGAAGGCTGCCAGCTCGGATCTCATAACTGGCATAAGGTTAGTAAGCCAAGGAAAGTATTTCCCTCCGCCTTTTGCCGAGATAGTTATTCGCTAGAAGCAAAGGGAAGTACTTCCCTACGTCTTCTGTCTCACTATCTGCCAACTAACAGCAAGGGCGACGTGGTGAGAGGTCTGACCCGAACCAGCTAATTCGTTCCAGATTCAGACGGTACTTAGTAGTGGGCGCTCTCAGGCAGAGGTGTTGGCTTTGGGTCTGGTAGGAAATGTTGGTTATCTCCACTTTCCTGTTGAGAGAGGGAAAGACCATTTTTTTCTTTTCCTGAGGAATCCCATCTGACACCAGTGTTCCGGCAGATTTCCGCGGGGTTCTTTCCTGGCAGCGCCTCTTGGGCAATGTTCAGGACGGTCAGATAATCATCTATGCGAGGCAAGATAAACTCCTGGAAATCAGTTTAAGGTCCTCTTTTGCATTAACGTTGAAGAACATCCTCCCCTCTGGATCGAAAGATTTTATGATATCTTTGGAAATCCTGAAGATTTTTAATCCTCTGTAGAAACCTGTAATCTTCAATTTGTCCATGGTGATGAGTTTTTTGATGGAGGAAAGGCAACTTTTCGCGTAGATTGCATGCAGGGGCTGGAGTCCGTCGGCTGGATCAGGCGCCACAATATCGTAGGATCCGATGTGTTCCATCATGTATTCAATGAAATTTCTCTTTAAGAAGGGCATGTCGCAAGCCGATACAAAGGCATGTCCGTAAGAAGCGTAAAAAAGACCGGTATAGATACCCCCCAGGGCGCCCTTGTCTTTGAAGATATCGGTGACAATCTCGACATCCTGATCAAGGTAGGCAAGGGGAGAGTTGGTAACCAGAATGACTTCCTGGAAAATTTCTCTGAAAATCCTGACGATCCTGTCAATTAGCCGCTCATTGTCAATTTCAAGGAAGGCCTTGTCTGTTCCCATCCTTGTGTTTTTCCCGCCGGCTAAGATAATTCCTGTCATTTTCATTTACTGTAATGTTGGCTAAAGCCAGTTCTTGACTGATTAAAAACATTCTAATATAATATTAACAAATTCACAAGGGAAACTCTAAGCAGACCCCCTTCTGTGAAGGGGGGCAAAGGGGCGTGAGGCCCTGTATTTCTGGGGTGGCTTTCGCAAAAAATTTGATAAAAGGGGTTTGATGATGATGAATAAGCATTTGATGATTTTGCCGTTAAGAAATATGGTCCTATTTCCTGGGATACAGGTGCCTTTATTGATAGGAAGGGGGGAGTCCATCAGGTTGGTCAAGGATGCCTGGGAAAAGAAAGAGTGGATTGGTGTGGTTGCTCAAAAAGATGCGGAGAAGGATGAACCGACACCGCCGAAGGACCTCTATTCAGTGGGCACCGTGGCGAAACTTTTAGATTTAGTGAAAGAGGACGAAGGGTTTCGTATTGTGGTGGAAGGCATGCAGAGATTTAGGATAGCCAGGTACCTTGAGTCCATCTATTACTTTGTCGCCGAGGTAGAGGTAATCAAGGAGGAAGAGGCGACCTTAGAAGCAAAAAGGATGATGCATGAGGTAAAGAAGGCAGCATTGGAGTTAGTTCAACGTGTCAAGATGCCGGCATCAGTGGCAAAGGCGGGAAAAGAACAGATAAATCAGATTTCTCATCCTGGTCAATTGGCAGACTGGATAACCGTTTTTGGTCCCTTTGAGGTGGAAAAAAAGCAGGAGATTCTGGAGGCAATAAATATTGAAGAAAGATTGAAAAAACTTTTGCACCTCCTTAAGGAAGCGGAAGTAGGGATAGATGTTAAAGAAGAGGCCGGGAAGGAGGTTTTTAAAACCCAGAGGGCTTATTGGCTTCGTGAACAGATTAAGGCAGCGCAAAAAGAATTGAAAGAAATGGGAGAAGCAGAGGTATCGGGAGAGGTATCTGCCTTGAAGGAAAAGATAGAGGAAGCCCAGATGACAGAGGAAGCCCAGAAAGCGGCCGAAAAGGAGTTAGACCGGCTGAGTTATATTCACCCGGCCTCGGCCGAATACGGGACTATCCGAACCTACTTAGATTGGCTGATAGAAATCCCCTGGTCGAAGAGCACGGAAGACAATCTGGATATCGATCAGGCCGAAAAGATTTTAGATGAAGACCATTATGATCTGGAAAAGATAAAAAAGAGAATGTTGGAATATTTGGCCGTTCATCAACTCAAGCCGGATGTGAAAGGACAGATCCTCTGCTTTGTGGGGCCGCCCGGCACCGGCAAAACTTCCTTAGGCCGGTCTATTGCGCGAGCACTGGGCAGAAAGTTTGTCAGGATCTCCCTGGGGGGAGTCAGGGATGAAGCAGAAGTTAGAGGTCATCGCCGCACATACGTTGGCGCTTTGCCTGGCAGGATCATCCAGCAGATTAGAAAGGCCGGCTCCAGTAACCCGGTTTTTATGCTCGATGAAATGGACAAGATCGGAACTGATTGGCGAGGCGACCCTTCTTCCGCTCTCCTGGAGGTCTTAGACCCGGAACAGAATTTTTCTTTTTCCGACCACTATCTGGAAGTTCCCTTCGATCTGTCCAGGGTAATGTTTATCGGTACGGCTAATTTGGAAGACCCGATTTTACCCGCTCTGAAAGACAGGATGGAGATTTTGCGCCTGCCCGGTTATACCCGGGAAGAAAAACTCAGAATTGCCAAACAATTCCTGATTCCCAGACAACTCGAAGGACACGGCCTTTCCCCAGAACAGCTTGAATTTGAGGATGAGGCGGTAGAAGTGATTATCAGGGATTATACGAGGGAGGCCGGGGTCAGGAATTTGGAACGGGAGATCGCCAGTTGCTGTCGAGGGGTAGCTAAGGATATTGCCGCCAAAAAGATTGAGAAAACCAGGATTAAAGTTGCCAATCTCCACGAACTTTTAGGACCGATAAAATTCTTCTCAGAGCTGGCAGAGAGAACCTCAAAGCCGGGAATAGCTATCGGTCTGGCCTGGACCCAATACGGTGGGGAAATCCTCTTTGTGGAAGCTGCCAGGATGGAGGGAAAGGAGAAACTTACCTTAACCGGGCAGTTAGGTGATGTGATGAAAGAATCAGCCCAGGCCGCCTTAAGCTATATAAGGTCCAATATTGCTAAATTTAATCTGGAGGCTAATTTTTTTGAAAAGAAAGAAATTCATCTCCATGTCCCTTCCGGGGCAACTCCCAAGGATGGGCCATCAGCGGG of Syntrophales bacterium contains these proteins:
- a CDS encoding molybdenum cofactor guanylyltransferase — protein: MTGIILAGGKNTRMGTDKAFLEIDNERLIDRIVRIFREIFQEVILVTNSPLAYLDQDVEIVTDIFKDKGALGGIYTGLFYASYGHAFVSACDMPFLKRNFIEYMMEHIGSYDIVAPDPADGLQPLHAIYAKSCLSSIKKLITMDKLKITGFYRGLKIFRISKDIIKSFDPEGRMFFNVNAKEDLKLISRSLSCLA
- the lon gene encoding endopeptidase La encodes the protein MNKHLMILPLRNMVLFPGIQVPLLIGRGESIRLVKDAWEKKEWIGVVAQKDAEKDEPTPPKDLYSVGTVAKLLDLVKEDEGFRIVVEGMQRFRIARYLESIYYFVAEVEVIKEEEATLEAKRMMHEVKKAALELVQRVKMPASVAKAGKEQINQISHPGQLADWITVFGPFEVEKKQEILEAINIEERLKKLLHLLKEAEVGIDVKEEAGKEVFKTQRAYWLREQIKAAQKELKEMGEAEVSGEVSALKEKIEEAQMTEEAQKAAEKELDRLSYIHPASAEYGTIRTYLDWLIEIPWSKSTEDNLDIDQAEKILDEDHYDLEKIKKRMLEYLAVHQLKPDVKGQILCFVGPPGTGKTSLGRSIARALGRKFVRISLGGVRDEAEVRGHRRTYVGALPGRIIQQIRKAGSSNPVFMLDEMDKIGTDWRGDPSSALLEVLDPEQNFSFSDHYLEVPFDLSRVMFIGTANLEDPILPALKDRMEILRLPGYTREEKLRIAKQFLIPRQLEGHGLSPEQLEFEDEAVEVIIRDYTREAGVRNLEREIASCCRGVAKDIAAKKIEKTRIKVANLHELLGPIKFFSELAERTSKPGIAIGLAWTQYGGEILFVEAARMEGKEKLTLTGQLGDVMKESAQAALSYIRSNIAKFNLEANFFEKKEIHLHVPSGATPKDGPSAGIAMFIALISLLTKRPTRAEVAMTGEITLRGRVLPVGGIKEKVLAAKEAGLKTVILPKRNEKDLEEVPKEVRDVVEFKFIEEMEEAIRIALEEN
- a CDS encoding methylenetetrahydrofolate reductase, which encodes MVNSLFEEKLGSNEFLVTTEIGPPKGVDISEMVHHIDLLKEKVDAINVTDHQSSMMRFPSVGGCFLIKERGGEPILQMTCRDRNRLALQADLLLAYSRGITNVLCLTGDCVDVGDHKEAKPVFDLDSVQLLKMIRTMESGTDVAGNALKGVPKFCLGASVHPEADFIDPQLVKFEKKVTAGAQFFQTQGIFDLVSLRRFMQFASPFNVKILAGIIVLASARMARYMNDNVPGIIVSQAIIDELTNAEKGKGLQKGIEIAARFVKTIKEEKLCHGVHIMAVGSERIVPDILEAAQVSGAHR
- a CDS encoding response regulator; translation: MGKGEKILIVDDEPNFVEAFRRTLEAKSYQVMTASNTELAQEMMKADPALVVLGTLAPAGQAFSMYQWLIQHPRYKDIPLLVIDARYEERSIRGLRRFEGIQMDPDEYLSKPIEPALLVPQIQSLLEAVTRVIRVLVVDDHTMVRAGICAVLALQKDMEVVGEAVNGQDAIDKALRLVPDVALMDIVMPVMSGIEATKRISQECPQTKILILTQYDEEENMIVAKQSGAYGFIPKKAASSDLITGIRLVSQGKYFPPPFAEIVIR